Proteins from one Catenuloplanes atrovinosus genomic window:
- the surE gene encoding 5'/3'-nucleotidase SurE: MRVLITNDDGIDAIGLRSLAAAAVKAGHEVVVAAPRTEHSGYSAALIAAPNDDGQIVVEPHTFDELPDVPAYGVAASPAFIVVLALRDAFGRAPDVVLSGPNRGANAGHAVLHSGTVGAALTAASGGLSAIAVSLDVVSPLVDGGSLQALSEVGDDRRHWDTAATAAVNLLATLTGLPAGSVLNLNVPDVPAEELKGVRRAAPAGFGQVSVALEESGEGYLRTGMRISQERAAPGTDLALLADGFATVTPLTSVDDDRSVELALP, from the coding sequence ATGCGGGTTCTCATCACGAACGACGACGGGATCGACGCGATCGGGCTCCGGTCGCTGGCAGCGGCGGCGGTGAAGGCGGGCCACGAGGTGGTCGTGGCCGCGCCGCGCACGGAGCACAGCGGGTACAGCGCGGCGCTGATCGCCGCGCCGAACGACGACGGCCAGATCGTGGTCGAGCCGCACACCTTCGACGAGTTGCCGGACGTGCCGGCCTACGGTGTGGCCGCCTCGCCCGCGTTCATCGTGGTCCTGGCGCTGCGCGACGCCTTCGGCCGGGCGCCGGACGTGGTGCTCTCCGGCCCGAACCGGGGCGCGAACGCGGGCCACGCGGTGCTGCACTCCGGCACGGTCGGCGCGGCGCTGACCGCGGCGTCCGGCGGCCTGAGCGCGATCGCGGTCTCGCTGGACGTGGTCTCGCCGCTGGTCGACGGCGGCTCGCTCCAGGCGCTCAGCGAGGTGGGCGACGACCGGCGGCACTGGGACACCGCGGCCACCGCCGCGGTGAACCTGCTGGCCACGCTGACCGGGCTGCCGGCCGGCAGCGTGCTCAACCTCAACGTCCCGGACGTGCCGGCGGAGGAGCTCAAGGGGGTACGCCGCGCCGCGCCGGCCGGCTTCGGCCAGGTGTCCGTGGCGCTGGAGGAGTCCGGCGAGGGTTACCTGCGCACCGGGATGCGGATCAGCCAGGAGCGGGCCGCGCCCGGCACCGACCTGGCGCTGCTGGCGGACGGATTCGCCACGGTCACGCCGCTCACCTCCGTGGACGACGACCGGTCGGTGGAGCTGGCGCTGCCGTGA
- a CDS encoding cation diffusion facilitator family transporter, producing the protein MGAGHDHGHALAETGRRHRGRLWTAVALLAGFLLVEAVVAVLSGSLALLSDAGHMFTDVLGIGMALAAMTAAAKATGGDRHTFGLYRLEVLAALANAVLLTGVAVYVLIEAVRRLGAPHEVATGPMLLVAVGGLLVNLVAFALLRSGAKESINVRGAYLEVLGDLFSSVGVIVAALIISATGWWYADPLVAVAVAVLIVPRTWKLGMAALRILVQAAPPHLDVSAVRTRLAAVPGVCDVHDLHVWTLTSGMDVASAHLRLDPAAEAAMVLTTAREALHHDFHIDHATLQLEPQTPTPCGPSSW; encoded by the coding sequence GTGGGAGCGGGACACGACCACGGACACGCGCTGGCCGAGACCGGCCGGCGACACCGCGGCAGGCTGTGGACCGCCGTCGCACTGCTCGCCGGATTCCTGCTGGTGGAGGCGGTGGTGGCGGTCCTGAGCGGGTCGCTGGCGCTGCTCTCCGACGCCGGCCACATGTTCACCGACGTGCTCGGCATCGGCATGGCGCTGGCCGCGATGACCGCGGCGGCCAAGGCGACCGGCGGCGACCGGCACACGTTCGGGCTGTACCGGCTGGAGGTGCTGGCCGCGCTGGCGAACGCGGTGCTGCTCACCGGCGTCGCGGTCTACGTGCTGATCGAGGCGGTGCGCCGGCTCGGCGCGCCGCACGAGGTCGCCACCGGGCCGATGCTGCTGGTCGCGGTCGGCGGCCTGCTGGTCAACCTGGTCGCGTTCGCGCTGCTGCGGTCCGGCGCGAAGGAGAGCATCAACGTGCGCGGCGCGTACCTGGAGGTGCTCGGCGACCTGTTCTCGTCCGTCGGCGTGATCGTGGCCGCACTGATCATCTCCGCCACCGGCTGGTGGTACGCGGACCCGCTGGTCGCGGTGGCGGTCGCGGTGCTTATCGTGCCGCGCACCTGGAAGCTGGGCATGGCCGCGCTGCGCATCCTGGTGCAGGCGGCGCCGCCGCACCTGGACGTGAGCGCGGTGCGCACCAGGCTGGCCGCGGTCCCGGGCGTGTGCGACGTGCACGACCTGCACGTCTGGACGCTCACCTCCGGGATGGACGTGGCCAGCGCGCACCTGCGCCTGGACCCGGCCGCCGAGGCGGCGATGGTGCTGACCACGGCCCGGGAGGCGCTGCACCACGACTTCCACATCGACCACGCCACGCTCCAGCTGGAGCCGCAGACCCCGACGCCCTGCGGCCCCAGCTCCTGGTGA